Proteins encoded together in one uncultured Sphaerochaeta sp. window:
- a CDS encoding ABC-2 transporter permease gives MNTVITLMLKDIYVLKRKSEPTLFIIVFFAVFAGLQGGFLYTAMCTMMMVMLTLTTFAYDQSDGWEAYVSALPVSREAVVQSKYIFGILTVAVSILLVMVSSVVFRGFQIAAMINALQMQVYLGLFFLSLNYPLILKFGFEKSRVWYILITFLIVGAGSAFSSIASQTGLQINGLVSSFAGLLVIGLLLLSYGISLRIIKHKEFLEI, from the coding sequence ATGAATACAGTAATTACATTGATGTTGAAAGATATATATGTGTTGAAGAGAAAATCTGAGCCCACACTGTTTATCATTGTTTTCTTTGCCGTTTTTGCAGGCTTACAGGGTGGATTCCTCTATACTGCAATGTGTACCATGATGATGGTGATGCTCACCCTTACCACGTTTGCATACGACCAGAGTGATGGTTGGGAAGCTTATGTGTCAGCTCTTCCGGTATCAAGAGAAGCCGTTGTGCAGAGCAAGTATATTTTTGGGATACTTACAGTAGCCGTTTCAATTCTGTTGGTGATGGTCTCCTCTGTTGTTTTCAGAGGCTTCCAGATCGCAGCAATGATCAATGCATTGCAGATGCAGGTCTATCTAGGATTGTTTTTTCTCTCTTTGAACTATCCTTTGATCCTGAAATTCGGTTTCGAGAAGAGCAGGGTGTGGTACATTCTGATTACTTTTTTGATCGTTGGAGCAGGGTCGGCGTTCTCCAGTATTGCTTCACAAACAGGTTTACAGATTAATGGATTGGTTTCCAGTTTTGCTGGCTTATTGGTCATTGGTTTGTTGTTGTTGAGTTATGGTATTTCGCTCAGAATAATAAAACACAAGGAATTTTTGGAAATTTAG
- a CDS encoding ABC transporter ATP-binding protein, producing MEQAIICRDLKKQLGNFTLDYQEFSVAQGTVHGLIGANGCGKTTTLKLLLGLLRQDAGEVSVLGSTNIGMDAQARNFIGFMVEDAGIPSMLNPTELGRVFQGLYANWDASYYKQLLNQFHLDPKKPYRKCSRGMKVKLQLAIALSHQSKLLILDEPTSGLDPVSRDEIITLLSRYSEHEDHTILISSHITSDLEKLCDYVTFLEDGKIRLSSEKDELLERYRLVQIPSTRIADVEPNTIKGRRDGQFQSEFLMRTEDVPSFGEVQRVTLEQIIIMLSVGGDWS from the coding sequence ATGGAACAGGCTATCATATGCAGGGATTTGAAAAAACAACTAGGAAATTTCACCCTCGATTACCAGGAATTCTCTGTTGCACAGGGTACGGTGCATGGGCTCATAGGAGCAAATGGGTGTGGAAAGACCACAACGCTCAAGCTTCTGCTTGGATTATTGCGCCAGGATGCAGGAGAAGTTTCGGTTCTTGGCAGTACGAATATTGGAATGGATGCCCAAGCAAGGAATTTCATAGGCTTCATGGTGGAAGATGCAGGCATTCCCAGCATGCTTAACCCGACTGAACTGGGAAGGGTGTTTCAAGGGCTCTACGCCAACTGGGATGCTTCCTATTACAAACAACTCCTGAACCAGTTCCATCTTGATCCCAAAAAACCTTATAGGAAGTGTTCAAGGGGCATGAAGGTAAAACTGCAACTGGCTATTGCTTTGAGTCATCAGTCAAAACTCCTGATCCTCGATGAACCGACCAGTGGGCTGGATCCGGTGAGCAGGGATGAGATCATAACCTTGCTCTCACGTTATAGTGAACATGAGGACCATACGATCCTTATCAGCAGCCATATCACCAGTGATCTTGAGAAGTTGTGTGATTATGTAACATTTCTGGAAGATGGGAAGATACGGCTATCGAGTGAGAAAGATGAACTGCTTGAGCGCTATCGCTTGGTACAGATCCCATCCACAAGGATTGCTGATGTTGAACCGAATACGATAAAAGGAAGGCGCGATGGGCAGTTCCAGAGTGAGTTCCTGATGAGGACTGAGGATGTACCTTCATTTGGTGAGGTGCAGCGTGTTACCTTGGAGCAAATCATCATCATGCTTTCGGTTGGGGGGGATTGGTCATGA
- a CDS encoding GntR family transcriptional regulator has product MYRKEKTALDIILSNANPDPIYAQIAEQIRSQIVSGVLKEGSLLPSIRVLAKELRISVITTKRAYDELEKEGYIQTIAAKGSYVASRNHEQIKEEYLRKIEEHMRAIMLLSDFLDLGEDELGMMYELLKRGDA; this is encoded by the coding sequence ATGTACAGAAAGGAGAAAACAGCCTTGGACATCATTCTTTCGAATGCAAACCCTGATCCCATCTATGCACAAATTGCAGAACAAATACGTTCTCAGATTGTTTCTGGGGTTTTGAAGGAGGGTTCGTTGCTTCCCTCCATCAGGGTATTGGCAAAGGAACTGAGAATAAGTGTCATCACCACAAAACGTGCGTATGATGAATTGGAGAAGGAAGGCTATATTCAAACCATTGCTGCTAAGGGAAGCTATGTAGCTTCTCGCAATCATGAGCAGATTAAGGAGGAGTACCTGAGGAAAATTGAGGAACATATGAGGGCAATCATGTTGCTCTCAGATTTCTTGGATCTCGGGGAAGATGAACTTGGAATGATGTATGAGTTATTGAAGCGGGGAGATGCTTAA
- the mazG gene encoding nucleoside triphosphate pyrophosphohydrolase — protein sequence MIDFTFEKKDSLQDALMQLHAIVTLLRSEEGCPWDREQTSKSVAENLLDETYEYIDEVIKQDFPGQREELGDVLLNAMMLLEIHEEQDDFSVVQALNDVCEKLIRRHPHVFSTAQVSSSGEVIDLWNSIKTNVEGKQSKDDDFFSRVPSSLPPLEMANEIQKKIRKVGFDWPHVEGVVEKVKEELSEVLQAKDHQDNTDEDLEMELGDLLFATVNLTRFLGYNPSVALHRSNQKMRGRFNALYQLAKQKDVPLDQDHLDEMDQLWQEVKSEETR from the coding sequence ATGATTGACTTCACCTTTGAAAAGAAAGACTCACTACAAGACGCTCTGATGCAGCTCCATGCCATCGTCACCCTGCTTAGGAGCGAAGAGGGCTGTCCATGGGACAGGGAACAAACATCCAAGAGTGTTGCAGAGAACCTGCTTGATGAAACCTATGAGTATATCGATGAAGTTATCAAACAGGATTTTCCTGGACAGAGAGAAGAACTGGGTGATGTACTACTTAATGCAATGATGTTGCTGGAGATCCACGAGGAACAGGATGATTTTTCTGTTGTTCAGGCACTCAATGATGTCTGTGAAAAGCTCATCAGAAGACACCCCCATGTATTCTCCACTGCTCAAGTCAGTTCCTCTGGTGAAGTCATTGACCTCTGGAACTCCATCAAGACCAACGTTGAAGGCAAACAGAGCAAGGATGATGATTTTTTCAGCAGGGTACCCTCCTCCCTACCCCCTCTCGAAATGGCCAATGAGATCCAGAAGAAGATCCGGAAAGTTGGGTTTGATTGGCCTCATGTAGAAGGGGTGGTAGAAAAGGTAAAAGAAGAACTCAGCGAAGTATTACAGGCAAAAGACCATCAGGATAATACCGATGAAGACTTGGAAATGGAGCTGGGAGATCTACTCTTTGCCACCGTCAACCTTACCCGGTTCCTGGGCTACAATCCCTCGGTTGCCTTGCATCGTTCAAACCAGAAGATGCGTGGTCGATTCAATGCGCTCTACCAACTGGCAAAACAGAAGGATGTACCATTGGACCAGGATCATCTTGATGAGATGGATCAACTTTGGCAGGAGGTCAAGAGCGAGGAAACCCGCTAG
- a CDS encoding TrkA C-terminal domain-containing protein — MDSTADKNTRAKRERKKEGGAIYERIAYDIAKRIANNEIDEGTRLSGRSLMSSEYGVSPETIRRAFALLEELEVVHVMHNSGVRVLSTEKAKTYIKKHHKHDEGRSLLQRMREILNEQESLNRELYSTAKQLFTMNNRFRESNPFPLYEYTIAEESKAIGKNLGELRFWQETGATIVAIRRDGVINLSPGPLERLVAGDILMMVGPHDCLRRTEQLFD; from the coding sequence ATGGATAGCACAGCAGATAAGAACACTCGTGCGAAGCGAGAACGAAAAAAAGAAGGCGGAGCCATCTACGAGCGAATCGCCTATGATATTGCAAAAAGAATTGCCAATAATGAGATCGATGAAGGGACACGACTCTCTGGACGTTCGCTCATGTCTAGTGAATACGGAGTATCACCTGAGACCATCAGAAGAGCCTTCGCCCTCCTCGAGGAGCTCGAGGTGGTTCATGTAATGCATAATAGTGGTGTTCGTGTTCTCAGCACAGAGAAAGCAAAGACCTATATCAAGAAACATCACAAGCATGATGAAGGACGCTCCTTGTTGCAAAGGATGAGGGAAATCCTGAACGAGCAGGAATCCCTGAACCGTGAGCTGTATTCCACTGCAAAACAGCTATTTACCATGAACAACCGATTCAGGGAATCCAATCCGTTTCCCCTCTATGAATACACCATAGCTGAGGAGAGCAAGGCTATCGGGAAAAATCTGGGGGAGCTGCGTTTCTGGCAGGAAACCGGTGCCACCATCGTAGCCATCCGTAGGGATGGGGTGATCAACCTATCCCCGGGACCGCTTGAGCGGCTGGTCGCCGGAGATATCCTGATGATGGTGGGACCACATGATTGCCTGAGACGAACAGAACAACTATTCGATTGA
- a CDS encoding TIGR03936 family radical SAM-associated protein yields the protein MNILEALADDLVMVAQPSRYTGGEFHYGKKNMDAVDFHAAICFPDLYEIGMSNNAVRILYDLLNRMDYVHCDRVFSVAPDFEELLRKKQLPLYTLDLHKPLHELDLLGISIGYELCATNVLQVLELGQIPLRSKDRGDNHPIVILGGPAVTNPLPFSPFVDFVFIGEAEGGLEQVAQTMRKAREQGCGRVETLKMLQEFPFLWSPEKKRSLRFIDDSFGLKRDARYQHYVVPSFKVAQDNGVVEIMRGCPNGCRFCHAGQYYKPYRQKLYETIKEEVSQYVDTLGYREVTLSSLSSGDHPYIKEMIETLNAEFASKHVSFALPSLKVNSFSLGILEQLSEVRKSGLTFAIETPKESWQLAMNKPVPLEQVIGIAKEAKSRGWKLAKFYFMIGLPVVDREEENQAIVDYLGAIWDETHIRMNINIGTFIPKPHTPFQWCAQLTPEQSYQQLSQLKRMINERIKGCKVSYHEPSVSYLEGLISRGDARYADVIEKAYQKGCRLDAWNEYLQYDLWKEAIAEAPYNPEEAIFKDYDVDEELPWDSVSLRVGKKFLKEEWDRAKNLLLSDRCYDECEHQCGACSSAHQVIDVIHKDPLLEQWKEEKPGAAKAMPPVPANTVQTVIVYSRYGSALYVSHINAMRNFEMAFQRSALDVQFTQGFNPKPKLEFVNPLSIGIAGEEEVMLAELVDDGTLDEEKVRSELQQTLNEGYTILDVLFLKGPKKQTLAKHLKGSLFSIDTKGEEPYTEILEKRLQASDASWEVTKGDTPHQYKVRITGERNLIKLLFGSDVDKFLIASKLTIKREKLFAGSWDTGYVAYLRSIE from the coding sequence ATGAATATACTTGAGGCATTAGCCGACGACCTGGTTATGGTTGCGCAACCAAGCCGATACACTGGTGGAGAATTCCACTATGGGAAGAAGAACATGGATGCTGTGGACTTCCATGCAGCAATCTGTTTTCCTGATCTCTATGAAATAGGGATGAGCAACAATGCCGTGAGAATCCTCTACGATCTTCTGAACCGGATGGATTATGTGCATTGTGACCGGGTTTTTTCCGTTGCCCCTGACTTTGAGGAATTGCTGAGAAAGAAACAGCTTCCCCTTTATACCCTGGACCTGCACAAGCCATTGCATGAGTTGGATTTGTTGGGCATATCCATTGGGTATGAACTCTGTGCCACCAATGTACTCCAGGTATTGGAACTGGGGCAAATACCTCTCAGGAGCAAGGACCGCGGGGATAATCATCCCATTGTCATCCTGGGAGGACCAGCGGTGACCAATCCACTGCCTTTCTCTCCGTTTGTGGATTTTGTTTTCATCGGTGAGGCTGAAGGTGGCTTGGAACAGGTGGCCCAGACCATGAGAAAAGCCCGGGAGCAGGGCTGCGGAAGAGTGGAAACACTTAAGATGCTCCAGGAGTTTCCGTTCCTCTGGTCACCTGAGAAGAAGCGGTCCTTGCGGTTCATAGATGACTCTTTCGGCCTTAAGCGTGATGCCCGATACCAGCACTATGTGGTTCCTTCGTTCAAGGTTGCCCAGGATAATGGGGTTGTGGAGATCATGAGAGGATGTCCCAATGGCTGTCGATTCTGCCATGCAGGACAGTACTATAAACCATATAGGCAGAAACTCTATGAAACGATCAAGGAAGAGGTGAGTCAGTATGTCGATACGTTGGGATACCGGGAGGTGACCCTTAGTTCTCTCTCCAGTGGGGACCATCCCTATATCAAGGAGATGATCGAGACACTGAATGCAGAGTTTGCTTCCAAACATGTCTCCTTTGCCCTGCCCAGCTTGAAGGTCAACTCCTTTTCCTTGGGAATTCTGGAGCAGTTGAGTGAGGTACGTAAAAGTGGACTGACCTTCGCCATAGAGACTCCCAAGGAATCCTGGCAATTAGCGATGAACAAGCCTGTCCCCTTGGAACAGGTAATTGGCATTGCCAAGGAAGCGAAGAGCAGAGGGTGGAAGCTGGCAAAATTCTACTTCATGATTGGCCTACCTGTCGTTGACCGAGAGGAAGAAAACCAGGCAATTGTGGATTATCTAGGGGCAATCTGGGATGAGACCCATATACGGATGAATATCAACATTGGAACGTTCATTCCCAAGCCGCATACCCCATTCCAGTGGTGTGCACAGCTAACACCTGAGCAATCCTACCAGCAGTTGAGCCAGTTGAAGAGAATGATCAATGAGCGGATCAAGGGATGCAAAGTAAGTTACCACGAACCGAGCGTCAGTTATCTTGAAGGTCTGATCAGCAGGGGAGATGCACGGTATGCAGATGTAATCGAGAAGGCTTACCAGAAAGGGTGCCGCCTGGATGCATGGAATGAGTACCTCCAGTATGATCTCTGGAAAGAGGCTATTGCTGAAGCTCCCTACAATCCAGAGGAAGCCATATTCAAGGACTATGATGTTGATGAGGAGTTGCCCTGGGATTCTGTTTCCCTGCGTGTCGGAAAGAAATTTCTCAAGGAAGAGTGGGATAGGGCGAAGAACTTGCTCCTGAGTGATCGTTGTTATGATGAATGTGAACATCAGTGTGGTGCATGTTCCTCTGCCCATCAGGTTATCGATGTAATCCACAAGGATCCCCTCCTTGAACAATGGAAAGAGGAGAAGCCTGGCGCCGCGAAGGCAATGCCTCCTGTTCCTGCCAATACGGTACAGACAGTTATTGTTTACTCACGTTATGGATCTGCGCTCTACGTAAGCCATATTAATGCAATGCGAAACTTTGAGATGGCATTCCAGCGCTCAGCGCTGGATGTGCAGTTCACCCAAGGATTCAATCCCAAGCCAAAGCTTGAGTTTGTGAACCCGCTTTCCATTGGAATAGCTGGAGAAGAAGAGGTAATGCTCGCTGAATTGGTGGATGACGGAACGCTGGATGAGGAAAAGGTGAGGAGTGAGTTGCAGCAAACCCTTAACGAAGGATACACAATCCTAGATGTATTATTCCTGAAGGGACCGAAAAAGCAGACGCTTGCCAAACACCTGAAAGGAAGCCTGTTCAGCATCGACACCAAAGGCGAGGAACCCTATACAGAGATCTTGGAGAAACGCTTGCAAGCATCTGATGCATCCTGGGAAGTAACCAAGGGAGATACACCTCACCAATACAAGGTTCGTATTACTGGGGAACGCAACTTGATCAAATTGCTCTTCGGTTCTGATGTTGACAAGTTCCTGATTGCAAGCAAGCTTACGATCAAGCGAGAGAAGCTCTTTGCAGGATCTTGGGACACTGGATATGTAGCGTATTTACGATCAATCGAATAG
- a CDS encoding C4-type zinc ribbon domain-containing protein, which produces MEEAEVFARLNQLQEDLSDRFALEDEIVKLPRDLKVKQELLDKINLEYIEEHTRSEAAKDDLKSLHIQYDDAVLARENSEKQMELISTQREFEALEKEIKDAAAKEQSLLKQLHVKEKQVNEYSERLTEKEQLMSLQKQEVDSEASKIESLLDEKRKELEALEKKCLSYIGGDIDEDLYNKFCNIVKNKKGKGIVPIHGLVCQGCHIVLPNQFVNEVREAKEIEFCPYCSRILFYEEAEGAEEKFRKHVEDVDIEEGGLSDFVDSSEFDDLL; this is translated from the coding sequence ATGGAAGAAGCAGAAGTATTTGCACGACTCAACCAGCTGCAGGAAGACCTTAGTGACCGTTTTGCGCTTGAGGATGAGATTGTCAAGTTGCCAAGGGATTTGAAGGTCAAGCAGGAGCTGCTCGACAAGATTAACCTTGAATATATTGAGGAACATACGAGAAGTGAAGCAGCCAAGGATGATCTGAAAAGCCTTCACATCCAGTATGATGATGCAGTATTGGCTCGTGAAAACTCTGAGAAGCAGATGGAGTTGATCAGTACCCAGCGTGAATTCGAAGCGTTGGAGAAAGAGATCAAGGATGCTGCAGCAAAGGAACAGAGTCTGCTCAAGCAGTTGCATGTGAAAGAGAAGCAGGTCAACGAGTATAGTGAACGCCTTACTGAGAAAGAGCAGTTGATGTCACTCCAGAAACAGGAAGTTGACAGCGAGGCGAGCAAGATTGAATCCCTGCTCGATGAGAAGCGGAAGGAACTTGAAGCACTTGAGAAAAAGTGCCTGAGTTACATTGGTGGTGACATTGATGAAGACTTGTACAACAAGTTCTGCAATATCGTGAAGAACAAGAAAGGAAAGGGTATTGTTCCCATCCATGGATTGGTATGCCAGGGCTGTCATATCGTTCTTCCAAATCAGTTCGTCAATGAGGTCAGGGAAGCAAAGGAAATTGAATTCTGCCCGTACTGCAGCCGTATCCTCTTCTATGAGGAAGCAGAAGGAGCAGAAGAGAAGTTCCGCAAGCATGTTGAAGATGTGGATATCGAGGAAGGCGGTCTTTCCGACTTTGTCGATAGCAGTGAATTCGACGATCTGCTTTAG
- the rpoD gene encoding RNA polymerase sigma factor RpoD has product MLDETISQTILKDMVARSAETGQVTKDEIRNALGPKHATDEAVDEIMQTLSELEIDVTESEDAHVAGVFPDGPTPDEIDTDDLDDEPDDLLDDDESITVDDLIEHFPDEHTKDDEEKSKKKAKHGSDPDADDDDDALDEDEEEDDSIKSDWTALSTDDDSVGGGERFVDISSLEERDGDSDHSRHNTILGTDKSDTSGDDPIRLYLREIGRENLLTAEQEVELSKKMEDGALIIKEVIQESGVMITRFYEIFKTLNLKIEGQEEEYNAKDYKELVTVQKRFNQYYKEPLKEVQAGLKNYMGKKEQMISTGEDVLRDEGLLKSRKTLLKKLGKIDLQPEEITSFTHDFIDAENRIRSYKEKKQQLENKLHITNPKELRQLGRDLATQGKSAIIEEELHLSSDTIKDLIRELQLTEKDLKQIEYQFEDTCENILIHSTKIKYGQKMMKDAKDRLIRANLRLVVSIAKKYTNRGLHFFDLVQEGNIGLIKAVEKFEYRKGFKFSTYATWWIRQAITRSISDQARTIRVPVHMIEQINKVVRESRMLMQSLGREPTDEEVAEKLGWTEIKVKAVKNVAREPISLETPVGEEEDSLLSDFIEDKEVENPATQTAYALLQEQLKDVLATLPAREQEVLKMRFGLDDGYSLTLEEVGLYFEVTRERIRQIEAKALRRLRHPKRSRKLKDFI; this is encoded by the coding sequence ATGCTTGATGAAACTATTTCGCAGACCATTCTCAAGGACATGGTAGCACGCTCAGCAGAGACCGGACAGGTAACCAAGGACGAGATACGTAATGCTCTCGGGCCGAAACATGCCACGGATGAGGCTGTCGATGAAATCATGCAAACGCTCAGTGAACTGGAAATTGATGTCACAGAGAGTGAGGATGCCCATGTTGCTGGTGTTTTCCCAGATGGTCCGACTCCCGATGAAATCGATACAGATGACCTTGATGATGAGCCGGATGACCTTCTTGATGATGATGAGAGCATCACGGTTGATGACTTGATTGAACATTTTCCTGATGAACATACAAAGGACGATGAAGAGAAATCCAAGAAGAAAGCAAAACATGGATCGGATCCCGATGCGGATGATGACGATGATGCACTTGATGAAGACGAAGAGGAAGATGATTCCATAAAGAGTGACTGGACCGCTTTAAGTACCGATGATGATTCGGTAGGGGGCGGTGAACGGTTTGTTGACATCTCGAGCCTGGAGGAGCGGGATGGGGATAGCGATCACAGCAGGCACAATACAATCCTCGGTACCGACAAGAGCGATACCAGTGGGGATGATCCCATACGCCTTTATCTCAGGGAGATTGGAAGGGAGAACCTTCTTACCGCTGAACAAGAGGTTGAACTGAGCAAGAAGATGGAAGATGGAGCCTTGATCATCAAGGAAGTCATTCAGGAAAGCGGTGTCATGATCACCCGCTTTTATGAAATCTTCAAGACACTCAACCTGAAAATCGAGGGACAGGAAGAAGAGTACAACGCAAAGGATTATAAGGAACTTGTTACGGTTCAGAAGCGCTTCAACCAGTACTACAAGGAGCCCTTGAAGGAAGTTCAGGCCGGGCTCAAGAACTACATGGGCAAGAAAGAGCAGATGATCAGCACTGGCGAGGATGTCTTGCGTGATGAGGGACTCCTGAAATCGAGGAAGACCCTACTCAAGAAGCTTGGAAAGATTGATCTGCAACCTGAGGAAATAACCTCCTTTACCCATGACTTCATTGATGCAGAGAACAGGATTCGCTCATACAAAGAGAAGAAGCAGCAACTGGAAAACAAGTTGCACATAACCAATCCAAAGGAACTTCGTCAACTTGGCCGTGATCTTGCGACCCAAGGCAAGAGTGCCATCATTGAGGAAGAGCTTCACCTCAGCAGTGATACAATCAAGGACCTGATCAGGGAGTTACAGCTCACTGAGAAGGACCTGAAACAGATTGAGTATCAGTTTGAGGATACGTGTGAGAATATCCTGATTCATTCCACCAAGATCAAGTATGGTCAGAAGATGATGAAGGATGCGAAGGATAGGTTGATCAGGGCGAACTTGCGTCTGGTTGTCTCCATCGCAAAGAAATATACCAACCGTGGCTTGCACTTCTTTGACTTGGTCCAGGAAGGCAATATTGGATTGATCAAGGCAGTTGAGAAGTTTGAATACCGCAAGGGTTTCAAGTTCTCTACCTATGCCACGTGGTGGATCCGCCAGGCAATTACCCGTTCGATCAGCGATCAGGCAAGAACCATCAGGGTTCCCGTACACATGATAGAACAGATCAATAAGGTGGTTCGGGAGTCAAGGATGCTTATGCAGTCCCTGGGTCGTGAACCCACCGATGAGGAAGTGGCTGAGAAGCTGGGTTGGACCGAGATCAAGGTCAAGGCAGTCAAGAATGTTGCCCGCGAGCCAATCAGCCTTGAGACTCCTGTTGGTGAAGAGGAAGACTCCTTGCTCAGTGATTTCATTGAGGACAAGGAAGTTGAGAATCCAGCCACACAGACAGCATATGCGCTGTTGCAGGAACAGCTGAAGGACGTTTTGGCTACACTACCTGCAAGAGAGCAGGAAGTACTGAAAATGCGATTCGGACTCGATGATGGGTATTCATTGACACTCGAGGAAGTTGGGTTGTATTTTGAGGTGACAAGGGAACGTATCCGCCAGATTGAAGCAAAAGCTTTGAGAAGGCTCAGACATCCCAAGCGAAGTAGGAAATTGAAGGATTTCATTTGA
- the dnaG gene encoding DNA primase, translating into MAKISESVLEQIKARIPLSEVVSDYVTLSARGGRLWGLCPFHEEKTPSFSVVDEQGFYYCFSCKKGGSMFDFLMEMEKVSFVESVKILARRANIELADETEEDKSKRDLKETLFELYDKIAGSFHYLLVHSRQAEQARVYLRDRNVSEAMWEKFNLGYAPADGQWLYSFLRKHHYSDELLKQSGLFSQNNPRFPLFRDRLMFPIRNWQGKTVAFGGRDLSNTSKAKYINTPETMIYSKKHNLFGLYESLDTIKKSQNAILCEGNFDVVALHQSGFTNAMAPLGTSFTEDQGKLLRRYCTSVQILFDSDRAGQSAAQKALVIAQDFGMENSVLMLKSAKDASELVQEKGEEALQNELQHAVQGFHYLVNNAVNQYDTLTPKGKTSVFHAVRPYLDVTQSSIEKQDLIKTLASLLNVDESSILDDYSRKERVVVKPAVRNEERQIRALNPATISVDLYAMLTLVNNRDLYLQTRYKLAVEDLEDSEAEALYDVLEEAAREDVGKHDEYILQMIEDPQLRSDVASSFAMEEFRLAPVEVLNEAVNRIQLRNYEKRRLSNKRLLDISLQDGTEDEGIEELLREKTEIDAKIAQLKRTLGQEM; encoded by the coding sequence ATGGCAAAGATTTCGGAATCGGTACTTGAACAGATCAAGGCACGAATTCCTCTCAGTGAGGTAGTCTCTGATTATGTCACCTTGAGTGCCAGGGGTGGCAGGCTTTGGGGCCTCTGCCCTTTCCATGAAGAAAAAACCCCATCCTTCTCCGTCGTTGATGAACAAGGTTTCTACTACTGTTTCAGTTGCAAGAAGGGCGGCTCGATGTTCGACTTCCTCATGGAGATGGAGAAGGTGAGCTTTGTCGAGTCTGTCAAGATACTGGCAAGAAGAGCAAATATTGAACTTGCTGATGAGACTGAAGAGGATAAGAGCAAACGTGACCTGAAAGAGACATTGTTTGAGCTCTATGACAAGATTGCTGGATCATTTCACTATCTTCTGGTGCATTCCAGACAAGCAGAACAAGCCAGAGTCTATCTGAGAGACCGGAATGTCAGCGAGGCAATGTGGGAGAAATTCAACCTTGGATATGCCCCTGCTGATGGACAATGGCTGTATTCATTCCTCCGTAAACATCACTACAGTGATGAACTCCTCAAGCAGAGTGGTCTCTTCAGCCAGAACAATCCCCGATTTCCGCTGTTTCGTGACCGGTTGATGTTTCCCATCCGAAACTGGCAGGGCAAGACGGTAGCTTTCGGTGGGAGGGACCTTTCCAATACCTCGAAGGCAAAGTACATCAATACCCCAGAGACAATGATCTACAGCAAGAAACACAACCTGTTTGGCTTGTACGAATCCCTTGATACCATCAAGAAAAGCCAGAATGCGATACTCTGTGAAGGGAATTTTGATGTGGTTGCCCTGCATCAAAGTGGTTTTACCAATGCAATGGCTCCATTGGGTACCTCCTTTACCGAAGACCAGGGTAAGTTGCTGAGAAGATATTGTACCTCGGTCCAAATTCTCTTTGATAGCGACAGGGCAGGACAGAGTGCAGCGCAGAAAGCTTTGGTCATTGCCCAGGATTTCGGCATGGAAAATTCTGTGCTTATGCTCAAGAGTGCAAAGGATGCCTCAGAGTTGGTGCAGGAGAAAGGGGAAGAAGCCCTGCAAAATGAGCTGCAACATGCAGTTCAAGGGTTTCATTATCTTGTAAACAATGCGGTAAACCAGTATGATACACTGACGCCCAAAGGCAAAACCTCTGTATTTCATGCGGTTCGGCCATATTTGGACGTCACACAGTCGTCGATTGAGAAGCAGGATCTTATAAAAACCCTGGCTTCCCTTTTGAATGTTGACGAGTCGTCAATTCTTGACGATTATTCACGTAAGGAGCGGGTTGTTGTAAAACCGGCTGTCAGGAATGAGGAGAGACAGATCCGGGCGTTGAATCCAGCGACCATTTCTGTCGATTTGTACGCAATGCTGACTCTGGTCAACAATCGGGATTTGTATTTGCAAACTCGATACAAATTAGCTGTTGAGGACCTGGAGGACAGTGAGGCTGAAGCTCTCTACGATGTATTGGAGGAGGCTGCACGGGAAGATGTCGGAAAGCACGATGAGTATATCTTGCAGATGATTGAAGACCCGCAACTGCGAAGTGACGTAGCATCGTCCTTTGCTATGGAAGAATTTCGACTGGCACCAGTGGAGGTTCTCAATGAAGCAGTGAATCGAATTCAACTGCGTAATTATGAGAAGCGTCGTTTAAGCAATAAACGACTTTTGGATATTAGTCTTCAGGACGGTACTGAGGATGAAGGGATCGAGGAACTGCTTCGGGAGAAGACTGAGATTGATGCTAAGATAGCACAACTTAAGCGTACTCTTGGACAGGAGATGTAA